In the genome of Raphanus sativus cultivar WK10039 chromosome 4, ASM80110v3, whole genome shotgun sequence, one region contains:
- the LOC108835947 gene encoding auxin response factor 18-like, which yields MANVDGNDLPTSFSRSYNDALYTELWKACAGPLVEVPLAEERVFYFPQGHMEQLVASTNQGIESEEIPDFKLPPKILCRVLSVMLKAEHETDEVYAQITLKPEEDQSELTSLDQPIVEPTKQTFHSFVKILTASDTSTHGGFSVLRKHATECLPALDMTQATPTQELVTRDLHGFEWRFKHIFRGQPRRHLLTTGWSTFVSSKRLVAGDAFVFLRGENGDLRVGVRRLARHQSTMPTSVISSQSMHLGVLATASHAVVTKTIFLVFYKPRISQFIVGVNKYMEAMKHGFSLGTRFRMRFEGEESPERMFTGTIVGIGDLSSQWPASKWRSLQVQWDEPTTVQRPDRVSPWEIEPFLSSSPVSTPSQQSQPKCKRSRPVESSVLTPAPPTTFLYGFPQSQDPSSTERNLGGLQADPPPPPPASCYRLFGFDLTSNPPAPIPPDKCQEPITPSAANEPKKQHKSRTRTKVQMQGIAVGRAVDLTLLKSYDELIKELEEMFEIKGQLLTRDKWVVVFTDDEGDMMLAGDDPWNEFCKMAKKIFIYSSDEVKKMTTKLKSSSSLENDESMVD from the exons ATGGCGAATGTAGATGGAAATGATCTCCCAACCTCTTTCTCAA GGTCTTACAACGATGCTCTATACACAGAGCTATGGAAAGCTTGTGCAGGTCCATTAGTGGAGGTTCCTCTTGCTGAAGAGAGAGTTTTCTACTTCCCTCAGGGTCACATGGAACAA cttgTGGCTTCAACTAATCAGGGAATTGAATCAGAAGAGATACCTGATTTCAAACTTCCTCCCAAGATACTTTGTAGAGTTCTCAGTGTCATGTTAAAG GCTGAGCATGAAACAGATGAAGTCTACGCTCAGATCACATTAAAACCAGAGGAAGAT CAAAGTGAACTCACAAGTCTTGATCAACCTATTGTTGAACCAACAAAACAAACGTTCCACTCGTTTGTAAAGATTCTAACAGCTTCAGACACAAGCACTCATGGTGGATTCTCTGTTCTTCGTAAACACGCTACTGAATGCTTGCCTGCCTTGGACATGACACAAGCTACTCCTACTCAAGAGCTTGTGACTAGAGATCTTCATGGGTTTGAATGGAGGTTCAAGCATATTTTCAGAG gACAACCTAGGAGGCATTTGCTTACAACGGGTTGGAGTACATTTGTATCATCCAAAAGACTTGTAGCTGGAGATGCCTTTGTGTTCTTGAGGGGTGAGAATGGAGATTTGAGAGTTGGAGTGAGGCGTTTAGCTAGGCATCAGAGCACAATGCCTACTTCTGTTATCTCGAGCCAGAGCATGCATTTGGGAGTCCTTGCTACAGCTTctcatgctgttgttaccaaaaCTATCTTCCTTGTGTTTTACAAGCCTAG GATAAGCCAGTTCATAGTAGGGGTTAACAAGTATATGGAAGCTATGAAGCATGGATTCTCTCTTGGCACAAGATTCAGGATGAGGTTTGAAGGAGAAGAGTCTCCTGAGAGAAT GTTTACTGGTACTATTGTTGGAATTGGAGATCTATCTTCACAGTGGCCAGCTTCTAAATGGAGATCTTTGCAG GTCCAATGGGATGAGCCAACAACAGTTCAGAGACCAGACAGAGTCTCACCATGGGAGATTGAGCCTTTCTTGTCATCTTCCCCAGTTTCAACACCTTCTCAACAATCACAACCCAAATGCAAGCGTTCAAGACCTGTTGAGTCATCTGTTTTGACTCCAGCTCCACCTACGACTTTCTTGTATGGCTTCCCTCAGAGCCAAGATCCATCATCCACTGAGAGAAACTTAGGTGGATTACAAGctgatcctcctcctcctcctccagcgAGTTGCTATAGGTTGTTCGGATTTGATCTCACAAGCAATCCTCCTGCTCCAATTCCTCCAGACAAGTGTCAAGAACCCATCACTCCAAGCGCAGCTAATGAGCCTAAGAAGCAACACAAATCAAGGACACGAACTAAA GTGCAAATGCAAGGGATAGCTGTTGGACGTGCGGTTGACTTAACGCTGTTGAAATCGTATGATGAACTGATTAAGGAGCTTGAGGAGATGTTTGAGATCAAAGGACAGCTTCTTACTCGAGACAAATGGGTCGTTGTCTTCACTGATGATGAAGGTGACATGATGCTTGCTGGAGATGATCCATGGAA TGAGTTTTGCAAGATGGCTAAgaagatatttatatattcgaGTGATGAGGTTAAGAAGATGACGACTAAGTTGAAGAGTTCTTCGTCGTTAGAGAATGATGAAAGTATGGtggattaa